One region of Acidovorax sp. T1 genomic DNA includes:
- the rpoC gene encoding DNA-directed RNA polymerase subunit beta', which translates to MKSLLDLFKQFTPDEHFDAIRIGMASPEKIRSWSFGEVKKPETINYRTFKPERDGLFCAKIFGPIKDYECLCGKYKRLKHRGVICEKCGVEVTQTKVRRERMGHIDLAAPCAHIWFLKSLPSRLGLVLDMTLRDIERVLYFEAYVVTDPGMTPLKKFSIMSEDDYDAKRKEYGDEFIAKMGAEGIKDLLESIDIDLSIERLRGDLTGSEVKVKKNAKRLKLLEAFKKSGIKPEWMVLEVLPVLPPDLRPLVPLDGGRFATSDLNDLYRRVINRNSRLRRLLELKAPEIIARNEKRMLQEAVDSLLDNGRRGKAMTGANKRALKSLADMIKGKSGRFRQNLLGKRVDYSGRSVITVGPTLKLHQCGLPKLMALELFKPFIFSRLEAMGIATTIKAAKKEVESGTPVVWDILEEVIKEHPVMLNRAPTLHRLGIQAFEPILIEGKAIQLHPLVCAAFNADFDGDQMAVHVPLSVEAQMEARTLMLASNNVLFPASGEPSIVPSQDVVLGLYYATRDRINGKGEGLIFSDTGEVQRALDAGEVELAAKITVRMTEWTKNKETGEFVPSTSLVETTAGRALLSEILPKGLPFSNMNKALKKKEISKLINVSFRKCGLKETVVFADKLLQNGFRLATRAGISIAIDDMLVPPQKAGIIERSEKEVKEIEQQYVSGLVTAGERYNKVVDIWGKAGDEVSKVMMAQLSKQKVMDRHGKEVDQESFNSIYMMADSGARGSAAQIRQVAGMRGLMAKPDGSIIETPITANFREGLNVLEYFISTHGARKGLADTALKTANSGYLTRRLVDVTQDLVVTEEDCGTANGSLMRAIVEGGEVIESLRERILGRTAAEDVLHPENRSVLVPAGVMLDEDLIEELEAAGVDEVKVRTALTCETRYGLCAKCYGRDLGRGGLINLGEAVGVIAAQSIGEPGTQLTMRTFHIGGAASRAAIASSVEAKSNGVIGFNATMRYVSNTKGELVVIARSGEIIIQDEHGRERERHKVPYGATLTVKADQQIKAGTILANWDPLTRPIITEFAGQTKFENVEEGLTVAKQVDEVTGLSTLVVIDPKRRGAAKVVRPQVKLIDAQGNEVKIPGTDHSVTIGFQVGALIQVRDGQDVGPGEVLARIPVEGQKTRDITGGLPRVAELFEARTPKDKGTLAEMTGTVSFGKETKGKVRLQITDPEGRVFEELVPKEKNILVHEGQVVNKGESIVDGPADPQDILRLLGIEELSRYIVDEVQDVYRLQGVKINDKHIEVIVRQMLRRVVVENVGESSYIGGEQVERSEILNTNDALQAAGKIPATYSNLLLGITKASLSTDSFISAASFQETTRVLTEAAIMGKRDELRGLKENVIVGRLIPAGTGMAYHQARKAKDAMDDAERRAIAEAEAAEMEASAAAVVTEGAAPDAAAD; encoded by the coding sequence ATGAAATCGCTACTCGACCTGTTCAAGCAATTCACGCCGGATGAGCACTTCGATGCCATCCGTATCGGCATGGCTTCGCCCGAAAAGATCCGTTCGTGGTCGTTCGGTGAAGTGAAGAAGCCTGAAACCATCAACTACCGCACGTTCAAGCCCGAGCGCGACGGCCTGTTTTGCGCCAAGATTTTTGGTCCCATCAAGGACTACGAATGCCTGTGCGGCAAGTACAAGCGCCTCAAGCACCGCGGTGTGATCTGCGAAAAGTGCGGCGTGGAAGTCACCCAGACCAAGGTGCGCCGCGAGCGCATGGGCCACATCGACCTGGCCGCGCCCTGCGCGCACATCTGGTTCCTGAAGTCGCTGCCTTCGCGCCTGGGCCTGGTGCTCGACATGACGCTGCGCGACATCGAACGCGTGCTGTACTTTGAAGCCTACGTGGTGACCGACCCCGGCATGACCCCGCTGAAGAAGTTCAGCATCATGTCCGAGGACGACTACGACGCCAAGCGCAAGGAATACGGCGATGAATTCATCGCCAAGATGGGCGCGGAAGGCATTAAGGACCTGCTCGAATCCATCGACATCGACCTGTCGATCGAACGCCTGCGCGGCGACCTGACCGGCTCCGAAGTCAAGGTCAAGAAGAACGCCAAGCGCCTGAAGTTGCTCGAAGCCTTCAAGAAGTCGGGCATCAAGCCCGAGTGGATGGTGCTGGAAGTGCTCCCCGTGCTGCCACCGGACCTGCGTCCGCTGGTGCCGCTGGACGGCGGCCGCTTCGCCACGTCGGACCTGAACGACTTGTACCGCCGCGTCATCAACCGCAACTCGCGCCTGCGCCGCCTGTTGGAGCTGAAGGCCCCTGAAATCATCGCCCGCAACGAAAAGCGGATGCTGCAGGAAGCTGTTGACTCGCTGCTGGACAACGGCCGCCGTGGCAAGGCCATGACGGGCGCCAACAAGCGTGCCCTGAAGTCGCTGGCCGACATGATCAAGGGCAAGTCGGGTCGTTTCCGCCAGAACTTGCTGGGCAAGCGCGTGGACTACTCCGGTCGTTCCGTGATTACCGTGGGCCCAACGCTCAAGCTGCACCAGTGCGGCCTGCCCAAGCTGATGGCTCTGGAGCTGTTCAAGCCTTTCATCTTCTCGCGCCTCGAAGCCATGGGCATCGCGACGACGATCAAGGCAGCCAAGAAGGAAGTCGAATCCGGCACCCCCGTGGTGTGGGACATCCTGGAAGAGGTCATCAAGGAACACCCCGTGATGCTCAACCGTGCGCCTACGCTGCACCGTTTGGGTATCCAGGCCTTTGAGCCCATCCTGATCGAAGGCAAGGCCATCCAGCTGCACCCCCTCGTTTGCGCGGCCTTCAACGCCGACTTCGACGGTGACCAGATGGCTGTTCACGTGCCGCTTTCGGTGGAAGCGCAGATGGAAGCCCGCACGCTGATGCTGGCCTCCAACAACGTGCTGTTCCCCGCCTCGGGCGAGCCTTCCATCGTGCCGTCGCAGGACGTGGTGCTGGGTCTGTACTACGCCACCCGCGATCGCATCAACGGCAAGGGCGAAGGCTTGATCTTCTCGGACACCGGCGAAGTGCAACGTGCATTGGATGCCGGCGAAGTCGAACTCGCAGCCAAGATCACGGTGCGCATGACCGAGTGGACCAAGAACAAGGAAACCGGCGAATTCGTGCCGTCGACCTCGCTGGTGGAAACCACCGCGGGCCGCGCACTGCTGTCTGAGATCCTGCCCAAGGGCCTGCCGTTCTCCAACATGAACAAGGCGCTCAAGAAGAAGGAAATCTCCAAGCTCATCAACGTGAGCTTCCGCAAGTGCGGTCTGAAAGAAACCGTGGTGTTTGCCGACAAGCTGCTGCAAAACGGTTTCCGCCTTGCAACCCGCGCCGGTATCTCGATCGCCATCGACGACATGCTGGTGCCGCCGCAAAAGGCCGGCATCATCGAGCGCTCGGAGAAGGAGGTCAAAGAGATCGAGCAGCAATACGTGTCCGGTCTGGTGACTGCTGGCGAGCGCTACAACAAGGTGGTGGACATCTGGGGCAAGGCCGGTGACGAAGTCTCCAAGGTGATGATGGCCCAGCTCTCCAAGCAGAAGGTCATGGACCGCCACGGCAAGGAAGTGGACCAGGAGTCGTTCAACTCCATCTACATGATGGCCGACTCCGGTGCCCGCGGTTCCGCCGCCCAGATCCGCCAGGTGGCCGGTATGCGGGGTCTGATGGCCAAGCCAGACGGCTCGATCATCGAAACGCCCATTACCGCGAACTTCCGCGAAGGTCTGAACGTGCTGGAGTACTTCATCTCCACCCACGGTGCCCGTAAGGGTCTGGCCGACACGGCGCTGAAGACGGCGAACTCGGGTTACCTGACCCGCCGTCTGGTGGACGTGACGCAGGATCTGGTCGTGACCGAAGAGGATTGCGGCACGGCCAATGGTTCGCTGATGCGTGCCATCGTCGAAGGCGGTGAAGTGATCGAATCGCTGCGCGAACGCATCTTGGGCCGCACTGCGGCTGAAGATGTGCTGCATCCAGAGAACCGCTCGGTGCTGGTCCCGGCGGGCGTCATGCTCGACGAAGACCTCATCGAAGAGCTCGAAGCCGCTGGCGTGGACGAAGTCAAGGTGCGCACGGCGCTGACTTGCGAAACCCGCTACGGCCTGTGCGCCAAGTGCTATGGCCGCGACCTGGGCCGTGGCGGCTTGATCAACCTCGGCGAAGCCGTGGGTGTGATTGCTGCCCAGTCCATCGGCGAGCCCGGCACGCAGCTGACCATGCGTACGTTCCACATCGGTGGTGCGGCTTCGCGTGCTGCCATCGCGTCGAGCGTGGAAGCCAAGTCCAACGGCGTGATCGGCTTCAACGCCACGATGCGCTACGTGAGCAACACCAAGGGCGAGTTGGTGGTGATTGCACGTTCGGGTGAGATCATCATCCAGGACGAGCATGGCCGCGAGCGCGAGCGCCACAAGGTGCCTTACGGCGCCACGCTGACGGTGAAGGCCGACCAGCAGATCAAGGCCGGCACCATCCTGGCCAACTGGGATCCGCTGACGCGACCCATCATCACCGAGTTCGCTGGCCAGACCAAGTTCGAGAACGTCGAAGAAGGCCTGACGGTGGCCAAGCAGGTCGATGAAGTGACCGGTCTGTCCACGCTGGTGGTGATCGATCCGAAGCGCCGTGGTGCCGCCAAGGTGGTGCGCCCGCAGGTGAAGTTGATCGATGCCCAGGGCAACGAAGTGAAGATCCCTGGCACCGACCACTCGGTGACCATTGGCTTCCAGGTCGGCGCGCTGATCCAGGTGCGTGACGGACAGGACGTGGGCCCTGGCGAAGTGCTGGCGCGTATTCCGGTCGAAGGCCAGAAGACCCGCGACATTACCGGCGGTCTGCCCCGCGTGGCCGAGCTGTTCGAAGCCCGTACACCAAAGGACAAGGGCACCTTGGCCGAAATGACCGGCACCGTGTCGTTCGGCAAGGAAACCAAGGGCAAGGTCCGCTTGCAGATCACCGACCCCGAAGGCCGTGTGTTCGAAGAGCTCGTGCCCAAGGAAAAGAACATCCTGGTGCACGAAGGCCAGGTGGTCAACAAGGGCGAATCGATTGTGGACGGCCCGGCCGACCCGCAAGACATCCTGCGCCTCTTGGGCATCGAAGAGCTGTCGCGCTACATCGTCGATGAAGTGCAGGACGTGTACCGCTTGCAAGGCGTGAAGATCAACGACAAGCACATTGAGGTGATCGTTCGCCAGATGCTGCGCCGCGTGGTGGTCGAGAACGTCGGCGAGTCGAGCTACATCGGTGGCGAGCAGGTCGAGCGCTCCGAGATCCTCAACACCAACGATGCACTGCAGGCTGCCGGCAAGATCCCTGCGACTTACAGCAATCTGCTCTTGGGTATCACGAAGGCATCGCTGTCGACCGACTCGTTCATCTCGGCGGCCTCCTTCCAGGAAACCACCCGCGTGCTCACCGAGGCGGCCATCATGGGCAAGCGCGACGAGTTGCGTGGCCTGAAGGAAAACGTCATCGTCGGGCGCCTGATTCCTGCCGGCACCGGCATGGCGTACCACCAGGCGCGCAAGGCCAAGGACGCCATGGACGACGCCGAGCGCCGTGCCATTGCCGAAGCCGAAGCGGCTGAAATGGAAGCCTCGGCCGCAGCTGTCGTGACGGAAGGCGCTGCCCCCGACGCAGCTGCCGATTAA
- a CDS encoding LemA family protein, translating into MWSSPLIWIAIAIALFWAVGAYNRLVRLRSAVVQAFGSLDAHLIRWLAMLGEFDAAQLTAGALDREAHSTLQGSTTQLTASLAVARARPLQGDAVAALSAACAVLDAVWLNLQPGGDADDAVRKMAPWRARWDELHKRNEQAAQLFNEAVLDYNAAIRQFPAALVAWVFGFTPARALSITREGNS; encoded by the coding sequence ATGTGGTCATCGCCGCTCATCTGGATAGCCATTGCCATCGCGCTCTTCTGGGCCGTCGGTGCCTACAACCGGCTGGTGCGGCTGCGCTCTGCCGTGGTTCAGGCATTTGGCAGTCTGGACGCCCACCTGATCCGATGGCTTGCCATGCTGGGCGAATTTGATGCGGCGCAGCTTACCGCCGGCGCCCTGGACCGCGAGGCGCACAGCACCCTGCAAGGCTCTACCACGCAGTTGACGGCCTCTCTGGCAGTGGCGCGGGCCCGCCCTCTGCAGGGCGACGCCGTGGCGGCGCTGTCCGCTGCGTGTGCGGTTCTGGATGCCGTGTGGCTGAATCTTCAGCCGGGTGGAGATGCCGATGACGCCGTTCGCAAGATGGCGCCCTGGCGCGCGCGGTGGGACGAATTGCACAAACGCAATGAACAGGCCGCCCAGCTCTTTAATGAAGCGGTGCTCGACTACAACGCAGCGATCAGGCAGTTCCCGGCGGCGCTGGTGGCCTGGGTCTTTGGTTTCACACCAGCGCGTGCGCTGTCCATCACACGAGAAGGCAATTCATGA
- the rpoB gene encoding DNA-directed RNA polymerase subunit beta encodes MAYSYTERKRIRKSFGTRDSVLEVPYLLQMQKDAYTAFLQADKAPQKRTIEGLQAAFDAAFPIVSHNGFVEMKFIEYNLAKPAFDVRECQTRGLTFASAVRAKVQLIIYDRESSTSQSKVVKEVKEQEVYMGEVPLMTDKGSFIINGTERVIVSQLHRSPGVFFEHDKGKTHSSGKLLFSARIIPYRGSWLDFEFDPKDILYFRVDRRRKMPVTILLKAIGLNPESILANFFVNDNFRLMDSGAQMEFVPERLRGEVARFDITDKSGKVVVAKDKRVTARHTRELEQSGTTHISVPEDFLIGRVVARNIVDADTGEIIAKANEELTEALLKKMRSAGVQDLQVIYTNELDQGAYISQTLRIDETVDEFAARVAIYRMMRPGEPPTEDAVQALFQRLFYNPDTYDLSRVGRMKFNAKIGRDESTGPMVLSNEDILAVVKILVDLRNGRGEVDDIDHLGNRRVRCVGELAENQYRTGLARIEKAVKERLGQAEQEPLMPHDLINSKPISAALKEFFGASQLSQFMDQTNPLAEITHKRRVSALGPGGLTRERAGFEVRDVHVTHYGRVCPIETPEGPNIGLINSLALYARLNEYGFIETPYRRVVDGKVTNDIDYLSAIEEGKYVIAQANAVLDKDGRLSGDLVSAREKGESILCGADRVQYMDVSPAQIVSVAASLVPFLEHDDANRALMGANMSRQAVPVLRPEKPLVGTGIERVAAVDSGTVVTANRGGVVDYVDATRIVVRVNDAEAVAGEVGVDIYNLIKYQRSNQNTNIHQRPIVKKGDMLVKGDVIADGASTDFGEIAIGQNMLIAFMPWNGYNFEDSILISERVVAEDRYTSIHIEELVVMARDTKLGAEEITRDIPNLSEQQLNRLDESGIIYVGAEVQPGDTLVGKVTPKGETTLTPEEKLLRAIFGEKASDVKDTSLRVDQGSQGVVIDVQVFTREGIQRDKRAQQIIDDELKRFRLDLNDQLRIVEADAFDRIEKLLTGRVANGGPQKLAKGTKIDKAYLASVEKFHWFDIRPAEDEVATQLESIKNSLEQTRHSFDLAFEEKRKKLTQGDELPAGVLKMVKVYLAVKRRLQPGDKMAGRHGNKGVVSKIVPVEDMPYMADGTPADIVLNPLGVPSRMNIGQVLEVHLGWAGKGIGQRIGDMLQQEAKASELRKFLEEVYNSRGRTEDLSQLSDDELVAMAENLTNGVPYATPVFDGASEDEIKAMLKLAYPDDLAERKGLTPERTQAYLFDGRTGDRFERPTTIGYMHYLKLHHLVDDKMHARSTGPYSLVTQQPLGGKAQFGGQRFGEMEVWALEAYGAAYVLQEMLTVKSDDVVGRTKVYESIVKGEHAIEAGMPESFNVLVKEIRSLGLDIELERS; translated from the coding sequence ATGGCCTATTCCTATACCGAACGCAAGCGAATTCGCAAAAGTTTCGGCACCCGCGATAGCGTGCTCGAAGTTCCTTATCTGCTGCAGATGCAGAAGGACGCATACACTGCTTTCCTGCAGGCTGATAAAGCACCTCAGAAAAGAACCATCGAAGGCCTTCAGGCTGCATTCGACGCCGCCTTTCCTATCGTCTCCCACAACGGTTTTGTGGAGATGAAGTTCATCGAATACAACCTGGCCAAGCCCGCATTTGACGTGCGCGAATGCCAGACGCGTGGTCTGACCTTTGCGTCGGCCGTGCGGGCCAAGGTGCAATTGATCATTTATGACCGCGAGTCTTCGACCTCGCAGTCCAAGGTGGTCAAGGAAGTGAAGGAGCAAGAGGTCTACATGGGCGAAGTGCCGCTCATGACCGACAAGGGCTCGTTCATCATCAACGGCACCGAGCGTGTGATCGTCTCGCAGCTGCACCGTTCGCCCGGCGTGTTTTTCGAGCATGACAAGGGCAAGACCCACAGCTCCGGCAAGCTGCTGTTCTCGGCACGTATCATTCCTTACCGCGGCTCGTGGCTCGACTTCGAGTTCGACCCCAAGGACATCTTGTATTTCCGCGTCGACCGCCGCCGCAAGATGCCGGTCACGATCCTGCTCAAGGCCATCGGCCTGAACCCCGAATCCATCCTGGCGAACTTCTTCGTCAACGACAACTTCCGCCTGATGGACAGCGGCGCACAGATGGAGTTTGTGCCTGAGCGTCTGCGTGGCGAAGTCGCGCGTTTTGATATCACCGACAAGTCCGGCAAGGTCGTTGTGGCCAAGGACAAGCGTGTGACGGCACGCCACACTCGCGAACTGGAGCAATCCGGCACCACGCACATCAGCGTGCCCGAAGATTTCCTGATTGGTCGCGTTGTAGCCCGCAATATTGTGGACGCCGACACCGGTGAAATCATCGCCAAGGCCAACGAAGAACTGACCGAAGCGCTGCTCAAGAAGATGCGTTCCGCAGGGGTGCAAGACCTGCAGGTCATCTATACGAACGAACTGGACCAAGGCGCCTACATCTCGCAGACCCTGCGCATCGACGAAACGGTGGATGAGTTTGCCGCCCGCGTGGCCATCTACCGCATGATGCGTCCTGGCGAGCCACCAACGGAAGACGCAGTGCAGGCCCTGTTCCAGCGCCTGTTCTACAACCCCGACACGTACGACCTGTCGCGTGTTGGGCGTATGAAGTTCAACGCCAAGATCGGTCGTGACGAATCCACCGGTCCCATGGTGCTGTCCAACGAAGACATCCTGGCCGTGGTCAAGATCCTGGTGGACCTGCGCAATGGCCGCGGCGAAGTTGACGACATCGACCACCTGGGCAACCGCCGCGTGCGCTGCGTGGGCGAACTGGCTGAAAACCAGTACCGCACCGGCCTGGCACGTATCGAAAAGGCCGTGAAGGAACGTCTGGGCCAGGCTGAGCAAGAACCGCTCATGCCCCACGACCTGATCAACAGCAAGCCGATCTCGGCTGCGTTGAAGGAGTTCTTCGGTGCGTCGCAGCTGTCGCAGTTCATGGACCAGACCAACCCGCTGGCCGAAATCACGCACAAGCGCCGCGTCTCCGCACTGGGCCCGGGCGGTCTGACCCGCGAGCGCGCTGGCTTCGAAGTGCGTGACGTGCACGTGACCCATTACGGCCGCGTCTGCCCTATCGAAACGCCTGAAGGCCCGAACATCGGCCTGATCAACTCGCTGGCTCTGTATGCCCGTCTGAACGAGTACGGTTTCATCGAGACCCCGTACCGTCGCGTGGTCGATGGCAAGGTCACCAACGACATCGACTACCTCTCTGCCATCGAAGAAGGCAAGTACGTGATCGCGCAGGCCAACGCCGTGCTCGACAAGGACGGCCGCCTGTCGGGTGACCTGGTGTCTGCCCGTGAAAAGGGTGAATCCATCCTGTGCGGCGCGGACCGCGTGCAATACATGGATGTGTCGCCTGCACAGATCGTGTCGGTGGCTGCGTCGCTGGTTCCGTTCCTGGAGCACGACGACGCGAACCGCGCACTGATGGGCGCCAACATGTCGCGCCAGGCCGTGCCCGTGCTGCGTCCCGAGAAGCCTCTGGTGGGCACGGGCATCGAGCGTGTGGCCGCCGTTGACTCCGGCACCGTGGTCACGGCCAACCGTGGCGGCGTGGTGGACTACGTGGACGCGACCCGCATCGTGGTGCGCGTGAACGACGCTGAAGCGGTTGCTGGCGAAGTGGGTGTGGACATCTACAACCTCATCAAGTACCAGCGTTCCAACCAGAACACCAACATCCACCAGCGCCCCATCGTCAAGAAGGGCGACATGCTGGTCAAGGGTGACGTGATCGCCGACGGCGCATCGACGGACTTCGGCGAAATCGCCATCGGCCAGAACATGCTGATCGCGTTCATGCCCTGGAACGGCTACAACTTCGAAGACTCGATCTTGATCTCTGAGCGCGTGGTGGCCGAAGACCGCTACACCTCGATCCATATCGAAGAACTCGTGGTCATGGCCCGCGACACCAAGTTGGGTGCCGAAGAAATCACGCGCGATATTCCGAACCTGTCGGAACAGCAACTGAACCGCCTGGACGAGTCCGGCATCATTTACGTGGGTGCCGAAGTGCAGCCCGGCGACACGCTGGTCGGCAAGGTCACGCCCAAGGGCGAGACCACGCTGACCCCCGAAGAAAAGCTGCTGCGTGCCATCTTCGGCGAGAAGGCGTCCGACGTGAAGGACACCTCGCTGCGCGTGGACCAGGGCTCGCAGGGCGTGGTGATCGACGTGCAGGTGTTCACCCGCGAAGGCATCCAGCGCGACAAGCGCGCCCAGCAGATCATCGACGATGAACTCAAGCGCTTCCGCCTGGACCTGAACGACCAGCTGCGCATCGTCGAGGCCGACGCCTTCGATCGTATCGAGAAGCTGCTGACCGGCCGCGTCGCCAATGGCGGCCCGCAGAAGCTGGCCAAGGGCACGAAGATCGACAAGGCCTACCTGGCCTCGGTCGAGAAGTTCCACTGGTTCGACATCCGTCCTGCAGAAGACGAAGTCGCCACGCAGCTCGAATCCATCAAGAATTCGCTGGAGCAGACACGCCACAGCTTCGACCTGGCTTTCGAAGAAAAGCGCAAGAAGCTCACGCAGGGCGACGAGCTGCCCGCGGGCGTGCTCAAGATGGTCAAGGTGTATCTGGCTGTCAAGCGCCGCCTGCAGCCGGGTGACAAGATGGCCGGCCGCCACGGTAACAAGGGTGTGGTGTCGAAGATCGTTCCGGTCGAAGACATGCCTTACATGGCTGACGGCACCCCTGCCGACATCGTGCTGAACCCGCTGGGCGTGCCTTCGCGGATGAACATCGGTCAGGTTCTTGAGGTTCACCTGGGCTGGGCCGGCAAGGGCATTGGCCAGCGCATTGGCGACATGCTGCAGCAGGAAGCCAAGGCGTCTGAACTGCGCAAGTTCCTCGAAGAGGTCTACAACTCGCGTGGTCGTACCGAAGACTTGTCGCAACTGAGCGACGATGAGCTGGTCGCCATGGCAGAGAACCTGACCAATGGCGTGCCCTATGCCACGCCGGTGTTCGACGGTGCGTCGGAAGACGAAATCAAGGCCATGCTGAAGCTGGCCTATCCCGACGATCTGGCCGAGCGCAAGGGGTTGACCCCCGAGCGCACCCAGGCTTATCTGTTTGACGGCCGCACGGGTGATCGCTTCGAGCGTCCCACCACCATCGGCTACATGCACTACCTGAAGCTGCACCACCTGGTGGACGACAAGATGCACGCCCGCTCGACCGGTCCGTACTCGCTCGTCACGCAACAGCCGCTGGGCGGCAAGGCCCAGTTTGGTGGCCAGCGCTTCGGGGAAATGGAAGTGTGGGCGCTGGAAGCTTATGGCGCCGCCTACGTGCTGCAGGAAATGCTGACCGTGAAGTCCGACGACGTGGTGGGCCGTACCAAGGTGTACGAATCCATCGTCAAGGGCGAACACGCCATCGAAGCCGGCATGCCGGAATCGTTCAATGTGCTGGTCAAGGAAATTCGTTCCCTGGGCCTGGACATCGAACTCGAACGCTCCTGA
- the rplL gene encoding 50S ribosomal protein L7/L12 has product MAFDKDAFLTALDSMTVLELNDLVKAIEEKFGVSAAAMAAPAAAGGGAAAAAEEKTEFNVVLLEAGANKVSVIKAVREITGLGLKEAKDLVDGAPKNVKEAIAKADAEAAVKKLVEAGAKAELK; this is encoded by the coding sequence ATGGCATTCGATAAAGACGCATTTTTGACCGCGCTGGACAGCATGACGGTTCTGGAACTCAATGACCTGGTGAAGGCCATTGAAGAGAAGTTTGGCGTGAGCGCTGCTGCTATGGCTGCTCCTGCTGCTGCTGGCGGCGGTGCCGCAGCTGCTGCTGAAGAAAAGACGGAGTTCAACGTGGTGCTGCTCGAGGCTGGCGCCAACAAGGTGTCCGTCATCAAGGCAGTGCGCGAAATCACCGGCCTGGGCCTCAAGGAAGCCAAGGACCTGGTGGATGGCGCTCCGAAGAACGTCAAGGAAGCTATTGCCAAGGCCGACGCCGAAGCAGCTGTCAAGAAGCTGGTGGAAGCCGGCGCCAAGGCCGAACTCAAGTAA
- the rplJ gene encoding 50S ribosomal protein L10, protein MSLNRSEKEAVISEVTSLAAKAQTLVIAEYRGITVADMTKLRVDARSKGVTLSVLKNTLARRAVAGSAFDVVADQMTGPLIYGFSEDAVAAAKVVADFAKTNDKLVIRGGAFGGKALDVNGVKQLANIPSKEVLLAQICGLLMSPMSRTAVVLGALAAKKGEGAAETAAEPVAA, encoded by the coding sequence TTGAGTCTTAATCGCAGTGAGAAAGAAGCGGTCATCAGTGAAGTGACCAGCCTCGCCGCTAAAGCTCAAACGCTTGTGATCGCGGAATACCGTGGCATCACGGTCGCCGACATGACCAAACTGCGTGTTGATGCTCGCAGCAAGGGCGTGACCCTGAGTGTTCTGAAGAACACCCTGGCTCGCCGTGCTGTGGCTGGCAGCGCATTTGACGTGGTGGCAGACCAGATGACCGGTCCGCTGATCTACGGTTTCTCCGAAGACGCTGTGGCCGCCGCCAAGGTGGTGGCCGATTTCGCGAAAACCAACGACAAGTTGGTGATTCGCGGTGGCGCTTTCGGTGGCAAAGCCCTGGATGTCAACGGCGTTAAGCAACTGGCCAACATTCCTTCCAAGGAAGTGCTGTTGGCTCAGATTTGTGGCTTGCTTATGTCCCCCATGTCGCGTACGGCCGTTGTGCTGGGCGCACTGGCGGCGAAAAAAGGCGAAGGCGCTGCCGAAACGGCCGCCGAACCTGTCGCGGCTTGA